The segment ACAAGGTCGAGGAGCTCGCGAACTCTGGCGTCGCGCTGCTTTTTCGGAACGCCGGCCACCTCCAGTGGGTGGGCGATATTGCCTGCCGCAGTGCGGGAGTCGAGCAGATTGACGTGCTGGAAGACCATGCCGATCCTGCGGCGCGCTACCCGGAGCTTCTCGCCTGTCAGTCCCGACACTTCCTGCCCGTCGATCTCGACCGAGCCCTCGCTGGGCTTTTCCAAGGCAGTGAGGCAGCGGATCAAGGTTGATTTTCCGGCACCGGAACGTCCGACGATGCCGTGGATTTCACCTGCGGGAACGTGCAGATCGATGCCGTCAAGCGCGACGACATCGCCTGCGAATTTTTTGCGCAGGCCGGTCAGAGTAATCATGTCTTCTCCGGGCGTGTGCCGCGAAACACCAGATGAGGCGCCGCGTGAATTTGGCCAGACATTTCATCACCGCTGGCACGACGTTCCAGTGTGGCATCTCGTGGCCACCCGCCGCATTTTCACCGGGTCGAATATGACGATTTATGACCGTCGCGTGGCACAGCTCACGAAAACCTGCTCACGACAGCGTGAGGCAGTTCACGAAAGTACGCCCTCGATTACTGCCGGGCGGCAAATTCTCCGCATGGTCCGGGGTCGATGCATAGACTGATCACGGACAAGCGGAGGGTAATGAGCGAGACGAGCAACGACTGGCAGCCAGATATTTTGGGAACCGGCTTCGAACAGCTGGCGCTCCCGCTCGATGACGACAGCCAGGGCAGCGTCGTCGCGACACTGATCCGCTACCGTCCCTCGTCACAATCGGCAACGGCGCCCAACGCGGCCGCGAACGGCACGACGCGCCTGGCCAGTCAGGACCAGCCGAACGCACCGGCGGCTAAGACAAACGTGCTGTACGTGCACGGCTGGTCAGACTATTTCTTCCAGACCGAACTCGCTCAATTTTGGCACCACGCCGGCGCGAACTTTTACGCCCTGGATCTTCGTAAATATGGCCGGAGCCTGGGTCCGCATCAGACTCCGGGCTACATCACGAGTCTGACTACCTACGATGAAGACATCGAGGCCGCACTGAAGGTCATTCAGACCGAGAATCCGGAGAGCCGCCTGATCCTCAACGGGCACTCCACCGGCGGCTTGACGCTGTCCCTCTGGGCCAACCGGCATCCCGGCGTGGCAGATGGTCTTGTACTGAACAGTCCATGGCTGGAGTTCCAGTGGAAGAGCCGGGCACGGATGGCGATTTCTCCGTTCGTGAACCTGAGCGCCAAGACCCGCCCCGGCAGCCCGATCCCGATCGTGATGCCCGACTTCTACGCCCGCACGGTGTCATTCGCCAATGAAGGCCTGCTGGAGTACAACGTCGACTGGCGGCCCAGTCGAGGGTTTGCCATCTATCCGGCGTGGCTGAACGCAATCTTCACCGCTCATTCCCAGGTGGCTGAAGGGCTGCGGATCGACTGCCCCGCGCTCGTCCTGCTGTCGAGCAAGAGCCTGCTGCACGCCCGCTGGTCTGAGGATATGAACGAGTCGGATGTCGCGCTCGATGTCGATGTCGTCGCACACCGGGCGCTGTCGCTTGGCGAGACGGTTACAGTTTCCCGAGTCCCCGGCGCCGTGCACGACATCGTGCTATCTCCCAAGTCGGTGCGGGAACGTGGTTTCGCCGAGATCACCCGCTGGCTCGGCGGCTACCTCCCCGAGCCAGATGCACCGGCCGTTGTGCACCAGAATCATCGACCGCCACGTTGGCAACGGGTGCTGCACGCGCTCCGGGATTAACTGCGGTGCGGGATTAACGAGCCCACTGACACAGTAAGTGCGTTTAGGCGCGGACAAAACGTCCCTACTCTGACATTCGAGAGCGGGACTACCCCGCCTGCCAACGATCTTGCGGTCTCGCCACGCCAGGACGGCGTCAGCTGAACACAAAAGCCCGCCCCGGTCCGAAGACCAGAGCGGGCTCATTGTGAACAATGATTCGACTCATCACATTGGCGGTAGCGGTGGGATTTGAACCCACGGTGCGCTTTAAACGCACACAACATTTCGAGTGTTGCACCTTCGGCCGCTCGGACACGCTACCGCGAATAACCTTACCGAATGGAGGGCCGTTGCCCAAAACCGGACGCCGGACGGCGCGAGTTCTCCGGCTTCCGGCTCGATTTCCGTAGGCGTAAGGCCCGCCCCATCCCCGTACGCGTGATGCCTGCACCGTCACCGTGAGCGAAGAGGCCCCGCCCCTACCGCCGTGCGGTGAAGAAGTCACGAAGAATTGCGCCGCACTCCTCCTCAAGCACACCGGGGATGATCTCGATGGTGTGGTTCGAGCGCCGGTCGCGAACCACATCCCAGACAGAACCTGCGGCTCCGGCCTTTTCATCCCAGGTGCCCAGGACAATTCGTTCGACACGAGCAAGCATCGCCGCACCGGCGCACATCAGGCATGGTTCGAGCGTGACCACGAGAGTGCACCCATCCAGCCGCCAGCTCCCGACGGCGGCAGAGGCCTCCCGAAGCGCGATGACTTCCGCGTGCGCCGTCGGGTCGTGGAGTTCCTCACGCTGGTTGTGGCCTTGGCCGATGATCGCACCCTCCGCGGAGACGACGACGGCTCCGACCGGAACGTCACCGGCGGCCTCGGTCAATGCAGCCTGCTCAAGGGCAGCACGCATCAACCGAAAATACTCGTTCCCCGGTCTCAGCGCAGCGCCTCGAGCAGTTCGCCGAAGCCAACCTCGTCTCCGATATCGGTCAATACCTGGCCAGGATCTTCCGGATGTTGAACCACCAGTTCGCACAGCCGGGTAGCATCGACGCCGCGATCGGCCAACAAATCAGCATCCCCGGACCACTCGGGTGGGGCATTCAGGGTGAGGACCGGTGAGGCCTGGGTTTCGTCATCCTCGTTGTCCCCATTGGAACCATTGGACGATTTCCGTTCCTCGTCGTCAGACTCTTCATCTGCATCGAAGTCGTGCGCCTTCAGGTTCAGGTAGTCAGCCAACACTTCCGCGAATTTGCTCTGCGCTGCCGCGTGAACATCTGAGACAAACACCCGTGGGTCGTCATCGCCAATGATCCGAACCAGGGCAAACCACTCATCTTCATGCTCAATCACGGCCACAGTGTCGTGCCCGTTCACCGAGACGGTGCGCATCAGATCAGCTAAATCTTCGAGGCTGACGGCATCGGACGCGTCCACGTCCCGGGCTCGCCAGCTGTCCCCGGTATCCGATAAGACTGCAGTAAAGTACGACACCTCTTCATCATTCCAAAGAAACCGGGTTTTGGGAACGGTGCGGCCGGGCCGCTTCTCCGCTGCAGACCAACCCCGCTTCCGGGCCCTTATGGGCCGGATGTCAGCCCGGATAACTTCCGCTGAAGGCCGAAGCTGTCGCGGTCCAGCGATTTCCACTGCGGCCGATGTCGATCGGATAGTCGAATGCCTCGGAGACCAGCCGAGTGGTCAGCACCTCGTCCGCGTCTCCTGCCGATGTGATCCGTCCGCGGCCGATCAGCATGGCATGGGTCGTGGTCGGAGGCAGCTCTTCCAGGTGATGCGTCACCAGGATGCTTGCGAGGTCGGCATCGGCGGCGTGCACGGCATCGATGCTGGTCAGCAGCTGCTCCCGAGCCGCGACATCGAGCCCGGTCGCCGGTTCGTCCAACAGCAGGAGTTGCGGCCTCGGCATCAATGCCCGGGCAATCAGGGCACGGCCACGCTCCCCCTGCGAGAGCTCACGCCAGTCAGCGTTCGCTCGGCTGGTTACCCGCAGCATCTCCAGCAGACCATCCGCCCGCCGGACCTCTTCTGTAGTTGGCTCCCAGCGCGGTTTCAGCGCGGCGGTTCCGGTCAGCCCAGTCAGCACAACCTCGCGCATGGTGAGCGGGCCACGTACCCGGTGGCGCGGATCCACGTGGCCGATGTGCTTGCGCAACTCGAAGATGTCGACCCGGCCCAGCTGATTGTTCAGGATCCGGGCCACGCCGCGGGTTGGATGTTGGTACGCACCGATGATGCTCAGCAGAGTTGATTTCCCGGCACCATTGGGCCCAAGCAGCGCCCAGTGCTCCCCGCGCCGATCCGAGCGCCGACGGCGTCAAGCAACAGGCTGCCGTTACGCACCAGGTCGACTCCGTCGACCTCCACGACCGTTCCGAAGGCGTCCGGACCAAAGGGACTTTGCATTGTCTGCCTCTCTTTCTGCTCTCAACACGCTATGCGGTCGCGCGGATTCTTGACCGTCAGGGTAGGTTTTCCCTATGCGCCTGCACGTTGCCGATCACCCGCTGATTGCCCACAAACTGTCCGTACTTCGCAGCAAGGACACCGATTCCCCGACGTTCCGTCGGCTTGCCGAGGAACTCGTCACCCTGTTGGCGTACGAGGCGACACGCGACGTACGGGTTGAGCCGAAACAAATCCAGACCCCCGTCACCGAGATGACCGGCGTCGCCATTTCGTCGCCACGGCCCCTTGTGGTGCCGATCCTGCGCGCCGGCCTAGGCATGCTCGAAGGCATGACCCGCCTGATTCCCACCGCTGAGGTCGGATTTCTCGGCATGGTCCGCGATGAGCAGACGCTCGAGGCCACGACATACGCCGAACGGCTGCCCGACGACCTCTCCGGTCGGCAGATCTTCGTGCTGGACCCGATGCTGGCGACCGGCGGCACACTGGCCGTCGCCATCCAGTTCCTGCTCGACCGCGGCGCGCGCGATGTCGTCGCGGTCTGCCTGCTCGCGGCCCCCGAAGGCGTGCGGCTGATCGAGCACAAGTTCGACGCCCGGGCCAACGTGACCATCGTTACAGCAGCGCTCGACGAACGCCTGGACGAAAACGGCTACATCGTCCCCGGCCTCGGCGACGCCGGCGACCGCCTGTACGGCGTGGTCTGACCGCTTGTCTCGGCGACGCCGGTGACCGCCTGTACGGCGACGCCGGTGACCGCCTGTACGGCGTGGTCTGACCGCTGCTGGTGGCAATCCGACCGGCGTAAGTCGCGTCACAAATCGTCACATTCATTCTCAGATTGTGACCAAGTGTTGCAGCGATCCGTGAAATAGCTAAGAATCGTCTCGTGCCTACCAAACAACAGATGTCCAAGATGCCGCGCGTGATGCCCAGCGCCTGCGGCTGCTGTTGTTGTCTTTAAGAACTGACTCAACAAGCTGTGCCAGCCGCAGGCGGCAGGCGATGAAGGCAGCGATCCCCACAGTTTTTCGGTCCACCGGCGTTATCCGGTGGCAAGACCTTGGAGTATCACAATGGGCGGAAACAGCTCGGCAAACGCAGTAAGTTCTCCGGTTCCATCCCGTAGGGGATGGCATTCGGCCGGTCAGGGAGTCTCCGCGAAGCGCCTCGGCGCACGCGCCCTTTCACCAGTGTCCGACGACACCACAACCCGGACCTACGGTCCGGAAGGCGTCACGCCGTCGGCTCGTGCCGCGCGCGGAATCATTCTCTACCTCGGACTCGATGAAGCCAAGGCCTCGGCAGATGGCACAAACCTGGTGGAGATCGCCGAGAAGCTGCAGCGGTATGCCCGGCAGCTCGCTTCACGCGCCGACACCCAGGCAGTTGTCGCCCTAGCTCCTGAGGGCCCGAATCGCGATCTCGACGCAGTCCGCGCGGTCGCCGCGGGATCACCGGCCGCCACAGGGCAGACCGCATCGGCGCATGGTCCGGTACGGAGCCGCGTTCCCAGCCGCGTTCACGCACCGGGCACCCGCCAGCAGCCGGCGACAGCTACGCCCAACCGCGGCAGCATTCCGGAGGCGGGACTGCTTATCGACGCCCCGCGTCGCGAAGTCCATATCGATGGTGCCCTGAGCAGCCTGACCTACAAGGAATTCGACCTGCTCGCCTTCCTGGTCTCCCGCGAGGACCGGACTGTGAGCCGGTCCGAACTGATCGCCGAGCTCTGGTCCAACGGCCCGGCCGAAGAAGTGCCGACCGAACGCACTGTCGACGTGCATATCCGTCGTCTGCGTACAAAGCTGGGCCGCTACTCCAGCATCGTTCGCACGATTCGGGGCGGCGGCTACCGTTACGACGATCATCCCGATGTCGTCGTCTGGCAGGCAATCGCCCGCCCGGTGTAGAAACTTAGCGGCAACCTAAAACGCGCGCCTCCGAACTCACTCGTTCGAAGGCGTGCGTTTTAGGTTTCTAGCCGATCTGCTTGCCGGGGTTCAGGATGCCCTGCGGATCGAAGCTGTGTTTGATCTCTTCCTGCAGGCGCAGCGAGGTTGCTGAGAGTTCCCGGCGCAGACCCTCGCGCTTGAGGATGCCGACGCCGTGTTCGCCGGTTATCGTCCCGCCGAGTTCCAGGCCGAGCAGCATGATCTCCTCGAACGCGACCGCGGCACGTGCCTTGGCGGCCTCGTCTGCCCGGTCGAAGATCACCGTTGGGTGCATGTTCCCGTCACCCGCGTGACCGGCCGTGGCCACCTTGATGTCATTTCGCTCGGCAATCTCTTCGATGCCGGCAAGCAGGTCAAGCATCCGGACCCGCGGCACCGCGACATCGTCGGTGAAGTTCCCGCCGAGCACCTCAAGCGCTGCGTGCAACGAGCGGCGGGACTGCAACAGCATCGCCGCTTCCTGATCGTCGGCGGACTCCGCCACATCGATCGCACCGTTCGCCGTGGCTATCTTCGCCATCCGGGCGACGTCCTCAAGTGCTTCCGGCGAATCGGACTGCGCGAGGATCAGCGCACAATCATCGTCGAAGCCCATGTCCTGCAGCGCGTTCACCGCGGCGACAGATATCGGGTCGAGGAATTCCATTAGCGACGGGGTCACGCCGGAAGCCATGATCGCGGTAACCGCCGCGAGTCCGCTAGCCGAGTCAGGGAAGGTGGCGGCCATCGTCAGTGAGGGTCGCGGGGCTGGCTTCAGCCCGAGGATGACCTTGGTGATAACGCCGAGGCAGCCTTCGGAACCGACGACGAGGCTGGTCAGGTCGAACCCGGCGACGCCCTTGGCAGTCCGGCGTCCGGTCTCGAGCACAGTTCCGTCGGCCAGCACCAGCTCAAGCCCGCGGACGAAGTCACCGGTGACACCGTATTTAACGCAGCACATCCCGCCGGCGTTGGTCGCTACGTTCCCGCCAATCGTGGAGATCTCCCAGGAGCCGGGATCCGGCGGGTAGAAGAGCCCCTGCTCGGCGACAGCGTGCGACAGCTCCTTGTTCAGCACTCCGGGCTCCACGACCGCTACCTGATCGTCGACACTGATTTCGAGGATCCGGTTCATATCGCGAACTGAAAGCACGAGACAACCATCGATGGCGTTCCCTGCGCCAGACAATCCGGACATCGCACCCTGCGGTACCACCGGGATGCCGTGCTTGCTCGCGGTGCGAAGCGCATGCACGACGTCATCGCGGGACGCTGCCCGCACGACGGCGACCGGAACACCCGCCGGCGAGAAGGATGCCATGTCGAAGCGGTAGGTTTCGAGTTGATCGGCGCCGCTCAGGAGCGCCTTTTCCGAAAGTCCGGAGGCGAGGTCTGCGAGCAGGGCTTCCTTGGCGAAAATCGTGGGAGTTGTCACAGCTTCTTAGCCTATGCCACCTGCAATACCGGCACGAATCCTTCCCGGGAGCGTTCACGATCTTCATCATTCGCACGATCTGCTCAGGTTCATCCGATAGAAAGGCTCAGTGACTCTCATCGACCGAACCGCCCATAACGGCGGACATCCCGAGCGACCCAAGCGGTCTGCCGCTCCCGGCCGCCCCGGCCGTAGGCCTGGCAATTCACGGCGGCGACGCTCACGCGGGATCATCATCGCGATAGCTGCCCTCGTGCTGGCCGCAGCCATTGCCGGCCATCGTTTCATCCCCGAGACCGGCGGGCTCGGGCTGGTCTGGGAGAGCGCCTTACCGTGGGCCTGGGTTCTGGTCGCAGCCCTCGCGGTCCTGGCACTATTTCGCCGTTCCCTCGTCGCCGGCGCGGGTGTGCTAGTTGCCGCGCTGACCTGGTCAGCGTTATTTCTGCCGGGACTCCCCTTCCAGGGTCAGCCCATGCCGGCCGATGCCGACACGTCGGCCGGCGGAAAGTCGACAGAGCTGGTCGTCGCCACCCACAACGTCGGCGCGCGGTTGCCGCAGCCCACGGCGACTGCCAATTCGCTGATCGACTCGGGTGCGGACATCGTCTCGGTGCAGGAGCTGGCCGGCAAGAGTGGCGGGATAATCGGCGAGAGGTTGACGGCCGCGTACCGGTATCACAAGATAGTCGGCACCGTGGGCCTATGGAGCCGGTATCCGATCAGCGATGTCACCCGCCAAGATCTCGGCATGGACTGGACCCGGGCGTTCTCGGCCACCGTCACGACGCCGGCGGGAGACGTCCGGGTCTACGCCGCGCATCTGCCATCGGTTCGTCCAGGCGCTGAATCGGCACGCAATGACGCGCTCGAACGGCTGGCGTCCACTGTCGCGGCTGACGATGCGGAGAGGATCATCCTCGCCGGCGATCTGAACACCGCCGCAACCGACCGCCATCTCGTTGCACTCACCGACCAGCTCACCGACACCAGCATGTCGAAGGCCGGCGATTTCGGCTTCACCTGGCCGAGCAAGGCGCCGGTCACCCGTCCGGACCATGTGATGGTCAAGGGCATCGATGTGGTCAGCGATCAGGTTCTGCCCTCGATCAGCAGTGATCACAGGGCCGTCATAGCCCGGGTCGCACTGCCCCAGGGCTGATCTGGTCCTACTGCCCAGGGCTGTCCCGCGAGGCTCGATCGCCAGGGCTGACCCGCGGGTCAGACTCGATCGCGGGGCTGACCCGCGGCGAAGCAAGCGTCGAATGCTACTCAGACCTCGGCCGGGAACTCCAGCCGGCCGTTGATCCGTTGTGGCACGCCCCAGGAGTTCACATCCTGCAAGGCGATCGGCAACAGGGCCTGCGGAACATTCTGGTAGGCCACCGGTCGCATGAAGCGTGCGATCGCCGCCGTGCCGACCGACGTAGTTGCTGGTGCCGTCGTGGCTGGGTAGGGGCCACCGTGCTGTTGTGCGTACGAGACGACGACACCGGTGGGCCATCCTCCCCACAGCAAGCGCCCGGCCCGATCGCTCATCAGTCGGATCAGCTCGGCGGCGATCGGCTCGTCCTTCCGGGCGTGCAGCGTCGCAGTCAGCTGTCCGCCGAGTTTTGCCAGGACCTTTGTCAGCTCGGA is part of the Saxibacter everestensis genome and harbors:
- a CDS encoding alpha/beta hydrolase; its protein translation is MSETSNDWQPDILGTGFEQLALPLDDDSQGSVVATLIRYRPSSQSATAPNAAANGTTRLASQDQPNAPAAKTNVLYVHGWSDYFFQTELAQFWHHAGANFYALDLRKYGRSLGPHQTPGYITSLTTYDEDIEAALKVIQTENPESRLILNGHSTGGLTLSLWANRHPGVADGLVLNSPWLEFQWKSRARMAISPFVNLSAKTRPGSPIPIVMPDFYARTVSFANEGLLEYNVDWRPSRGFAIYPAWLNAIFTAHSQVAEGLRIDCPALVLLSSKSLLHARWSEDMNESDVALDVDVVAHRALSLGETVTVSRVPGAVHDIVLSPKSVRERGFAEITRWLGGYLPEPDAPAVVHQNHRPPRWQRVLHALRD
- the tadA gene encoding tRNA adenosine(34) deaminase TadA; translation: MRAALEQAALTEAAGDVPVGAVVVSAEGAIIGQGHNQREELHDPTAHAEVIALREASAAVGSWRLDGCTLVVTLEPCLMCAGAAMLARVERIVLGTWDEKAGAAGSVWDVVRDRRSNHTIEIIPGVLEEECGAILRDFFTARR
- a CDS encoding tRNA adenosine deaminase-associated protein, with amino-acid sequence MSYFTAVLSDTGDSWRARDVDASDAVSLEDLADLMRTVSVNGHDTVAVIEHEDEWFALVRIIGDDDPRVFVSDVHAAAQSKFAEVLADYLNLKAHDFDADEESDDEERKSSNGSNGDNEDDETQASPVLTLNAPPEWSGDADLLADRGVDATRLCELVVQHPEDPGQVLTDIGDEVGFGELLEALR
- a CDS encoding ABC transporter ATP-binding protein, whose protein sequence is MLGPNGAGKSTLLSIIGAYQHPTRGVARILNNQLGRVDIFELRKHIGHVDPRHRVRGPLTMREVVLTGLTGTAALKPRWEPTTEEVRRADGLLEMLRVTSRANADWRELSQGERGRALIARALMPRPQLLLLDEPATGLDVAAREQLLTSIDAVHAADADLASILVTHHLEELPPTTTHAMLIGRGRITSAGDADEVLTTRLVSEAFDYPIDIGRSGNRWTATASAFSGSYPG
- the upp gene encoding uracil phosphoribosyltransferase, producing the protein MRLHVADHPLIAHKLSVLRSKDTDSPTFRRLAEELVTLLAYEATRDVRVEPKQIQTPVTEMTGVAISSPRPLVVPILRAGLGMLEGMTRLIPTAEVGFLGMVRDEQTLEATTYAERLPDDLSGRQIFVLDPMLATGGTLAVAIQFLLDRGARDVVAVCLLAAPEGVRLIEHKFDARANVTIVTAALDERLDENGYIVPGLGDAGDRLYGVV
- a CDS encoding winged helix-turn-helix domain-containing protein: MSDDTTTRTYGPEGVTPSARAARGIILYLGLDEAKASADGTNLVEIAEKLQRYARQLASRADTQAVVALAPEGPNRDLDAVRAVAAGSPAATGQTASAHGPVRSRVPSRVHAPGTRQQPATATPNRGSIPEAGLLIDAPRREVHIDGALSSLTYKEFDLLAFLVSREDRTVSRSELIAELWSNGPAEEVPTERTVDVHIRRLRTKLGRYSSIVRTIRGGGYRYDDHPDVVVWQAIARPV
- a CDS encoding FAD-binding oxidoreductase produces the protein MTTPTIFAKEALLADLASGLSEKALLSGADQLETYRFDMASFSPAGVPVAVVRAASRDDVVHALRTASKHGIPVVPQGAMSGLSGAGNAIDGCLVLSVRDMNRILEISVDDQVAVVEPGVLNKELSHAVAEQGLFYPPDPGSWEISTIGGNVATNAGGMCCVKYGVTGDFVRGLELVLADGTVLETGRRTAKGVAGFDLTSLVVGSEGCLGVITKVILGLKPAPRPSLTMAATFPDSASGLAAVTAIMASGVTPSLMEFLDPISVAAVNALQDMGFDDDCALILAQSDSPEALEDVARMAKIATANGAIDVAESADDQEAAMLLQSRRSLHAALEVLGGNFTDDVAVPRVRMLDLLAGIEEIAERNDIKVATAGHAGDGNMHPTVIFDRADEAAKARAAVAFEEIMLLGLELGGTITGEHGVGILKREGLRRELSATSLRLQEEIKHSFDPQGILNPGKQIG
- a CDS encoding endonuclease/exonuclease/phosphatase family protein; amino-acid sequence: MTLIDRTAHNGGHPERPKRSAAPGRPGRRPGNSRRRRSRGIIIAIAALVLAAAIAGHRFIPETGGLGLVWESALPWAWVLVAALAVLALFRRSLVAGAGVLVAALTWSALFLPGLPFQGQPMPADADTSAGGKSTELVVATHNVGARLPQPTATANSLIDSGADIVSVQELAGKSGGIIGERLTAAYRYHKIVGTVGLWSRYPISDVTRQDLGMDWTRAFSATVTTPAGDVRVYAAHLPSVRPGAESARNDALERLASTVAADDAERIILAGDLNTAATDRHLVALTDQLTDTSMSKAGDFGFTWPSKAPVTRPDHVMVKGIDVVSDQVLPSISSDHRAVIARVALPQG